In a genomic window of Fusobacterium sp. FSA-380-WT-3A:
- a CDS encoding ACT domain-containing protein, whose translation MDEKIKEVQKADKKEYYIVDKRILPSSIKNVLLVNDLVQNEKMSKYEAIKKVGLSRSTYYKYKDYIKPFFEGGQEKVFSIHLALRDEPGILARILDVIASHDMNILTIIQNISIDGIGRATISVQTNQDTLRKVEGVLELISEIDGVKELRIIGSN comes from the coding sequence ATTGATGAAAAAATAAAAGAAGTTCAAAAGGCTGATAAAAAAGAATATTATATAGTTGACAAAAGAATATTACCAAGTTCTATAAAAAATGTACTTTTAGTAAATGATTTAGTACAAAATGAAAAAATGTCAAAATATGAAGCTATAAAAAAAGTAGGACTTAGTAGAAGTACTTACTATAAATATAAAGACTATATAAAACCATTCTTTGAAGGTGGACAGGAAAAAGTATTTAGTATTCATTTAGCTTTAAGAGATGAACCTGGAATTCTTGCAAGAATTTTAGATGTAATAGCAAGTCATGATATGAATATATTAACAATAATCCAAAATATTTCTATTGATGGTATTGGAAGGGCTACAATATCTGTTCAAACAAATCAAGATACTCTAAGAAAAGTAGAGGGAGTATTAGAATTAATAAGTGAAATAGATGGAGTGAAGGAACTAAGAATAATAGGAAGCAATTAA
- the recO gene encoding DNA repair protein RecO, translating into MTEFIKVEGIVIKKKDINDSDRLLTVFTNSLGKQTVIYKGIKKSKKRDKTASDVLSYSKFILYKKGENYIGSSIDLIENFENIKKNIEKIGISLYICFILVEVLKFGERNSKLYDLTLNSLKYINKETEKSKYFLLLVYYLYKILVEEGLNFNVEEGKYFSIKEAYFGKKLKEDSILLNDFQVSIIQKIYFGKVKELLKEKLRIEDIKSVLELFENYFNYHLEESLNFKRYIWEEK; encoded by the coding sequence ATGACAGAATTTATAAAAGTAGAAGGAATAGTTATTAAAAAAAAAGATATAAATGATTCTGATAGATTACTTACAGTATTTACTAATTCTTTAGGAAAACAAACAGTCATTTATAAAGGAATAAAAAAAAGTAAAAAAAGAGATAAAACAGCATCAGATGTTTTAAGTTACTCAAAGTTTATTCTCTATAAAAAAGGTGAAAATTATATAGGAAGTAGCATAGATTTAATAGAAAACTTTGAGAATATAAAAAAAAATATAGAGAAAATAGGAATATCCTTGTATATATGTTTTATTTTAGTAGAAGTTTTAAAATTTGGAGAAAGAAATAGTAAGCTTTATGATTTAACTTTAAATAGTTTAAAATATATTAATAAAGAAACTGAAAAATCAAAATATTTTTTATTATTAGTATACTATCTTTATAAAATCCTAGTAGAAGAGGGATTAAATTTTAATGTTGAAGAAGGAAAATATTTTTCCATTAAAGAGGCATATTTTGGAAAAAAATTAAAAGAAGATAGTATTTTATTAAATGATTTTCAAGTTAGCATAATTCAAAAAATTTATTTTGGGAAAGTCAAGGAGTTGTTGAAAGAAAAGTTGAGAATAGAAGATATAAAAAGTGTACTTGAATTATTTGAAAATTATTTTAATTATCATTTGGAAGAAAGTTTAAATTTTAAGAGATATATTTGGGAGGAAAAATAA
- a CDS encoding PTS sugar transporter subunit IIA: MTDIVKITDYMKEELIELQLKGKTKESILDELAELLTKSPNIATDKENVKKALFEREELGSTGIGKGIAIPHAKTENAEHLTIAFGISKEKIEYNAMDEEPVRIFFTFASPLKENRIYLKVLARISRLIRSESFRNKLLNCKTPSEVIKCISEEEDI; the protein is encoded by the coding sequence ATGACAGATATAGTTAAAATAACAGACTATATGAAAGAAGAGTTAATTGAACTTCAATTAAAAGGAAAAACAAAAGAGAGTATACTAGATGAATTAGCAGAATTATTAACAAAATCTCCAAATATTGCTACAGATAAAGAAAATGTAAAAAAAGCTTTATTTGAGAGAGAAGAACTTGGTAGTACTGGAATTGGAAAAGGTATAGCTATTCCACATGCAAAAACAGAAAATGCAGAACATTTAACAATAGCTTTTGGAATTAGTAAAGAAAAAATAGAATATAATGCTATGGATGAAGAACCTGTAAGAATATTTTTTACTTTTGCTTCTCCATTAAAAGAGAATAGAATATATTTAAAAGTTTTAGCAAGAATATCAAGATTAATAAGAAGTGAAAGTTTTAGAAATAAATTATTAAATTGTAAGACTCCATCAGAAGTAATAAAATGTATATCAGAAGAAGAAGATATTTAG
- the fmt gene encoding methionyl-tRNA formyltransferase, which translates to MKILFMGTPEFAVPSLDILTKNHEIIGVFTKVDKINKRGKKIEYLPVKQYAIDKNIPIYQPETLKTEEIQKTIKELNPDLIVVVAYGKIIPKEIIDIPKYGIINVHSSLLPRFRGAAPINAALIEGDEKSGVTIMYIAEGLDTGDIILSKETAITEEDDFLSLHDRLKEIGAEALKEAVDLIGKGQNERIPQDNEKATFVKPFKKEDLKIEWNNSKEKIFNFVRGLSPVPCSWTFHEEKILKIYQVKKYDKIYENGEIGEIVDKVKGKGPVVKVKEGSLIITSAKPESKKILSGADLLNGNFIKIGDILK; encoded by the coding sequence ATGAAAATTTTATTCATGGGAACTCCAGAATTTGCAGTACCAAGTTTAGATATTTTAACAAAAAATCATGAGATAATAGGAGTTTTTACTAAGGTTGATAAAATAAATAAAAGAGGTAAAAAAATAGAATATTTACCTGTGAAGCAATATGCAATAGATAAAAATATACCTATATATCAACCAGAGACTTTAAAAACAGAAGAGATTCAAAAAACTATAAAAGAATTGAATCCAGATTTAATCGTAGTAGTAGCTTATGGAAAAATAATTCCTAAAGAGATAATAGATATTCCTAAATATGGAATTATAAATGTTCATTCCTCTTTACTTCCAAGATTTAGAGGAGCAGCCCCTATAAATGCTGCTTTAATAGAAGGAGATGAAAAATCAGGAGTAACTATAATGTATATAGCTGAGGGATTAGATACAGGGGATATTATTTTATCTAAAGAAACAGCAATTACTGAAGAGGATGATTTTTTATCTTTACATGATAGATTAAAAGAGATAGGAGCTGAAGCTCTAAAAGAGGCTGTGGATTTAATAGGAAAAGGTCAAAACGAAAGAATACCTCAAGATAATGAAAAAGCAACTTTTGTAAAGCCATTCAAAAAAGAAGATTTAAAAATAGAGTGGAATAATTCAAAAGAAAAAATATTTAACTTTGTAAGAGGACTTAGTCCTGTTCCTTGCTCATGGACTTTTCATGAAGAAAAAATCTTGAAAATATATCAAGTAAAAAAATATGATAAAATCTATGAAAATGGAGAAATTGGAGAGATTGTAGATAAAGTAAAAGGAAAAGGTCCTGTTGTAAAAGTAAAAGAGGGGTCTTTAATAATTACAAGTGCAAAACCTGAAAGTAAAAAAATTTTATCAGGAGCAGACCTTTTAAATGGTAATTTTATAAAAATAGGAGATATATTAAAATAG
- the nrdR gene encoding transcriptional regulator NrdR, whose protein sequence is MRCPFCNSSDTKVVDSREFINGNSIKRRRECLVCKKRFTTYEKIEERALYVIKKDNSREKFDRNKIIRGLTIATSKRNISRDEIEEFVLKIERKLQNSLESEISTKYVGELVMEELKKLDEVAYVRFVSVYKEFKNIKDFIEIVEDIKGNK, encoded by the coding sequence ATGAGATGTCCATTTTGTAATAGTAGTGATACAAAAGTTGTAGATAGTAGAGAGTTTATAAATGGGAATTCTATTAAAAGAAGAAGAGAGTGTCTTGTTTGTAAAAAAAGATTTACAACTTATGAAAAAATAGAAGAGAGAGCTCTTTATGTAATAAAAAAAGATAATAGTAGAGAAAAATTTGATAGAAATAAAATAATAAGAGGATTAACTATAGCTACAAGCAAAAGAAATATTAGTAGAGATGAAATAGAAGAATTTGTTTTAAAAATAGAAAGAAAATTACAAAATTCTTTAGAAAGTGAAATTAGTACTAAGTATGTAGGAGAACTTGTAATGGAAGAATTAAAAAAATTAGATGAAGTTGCCTATGTAAGATTTGTATCTGTATATAAAGAGTTTAAAAATATAAAAGATTTTATAGAAATAGTAGAGGATATTAAAGGAAACAAATAG
- the folD gene encoding bifunctional methylenetetrahydrofolate dehydrogenase/methenyltetrahydrofolate cyclohydrolase FolD — MNILDGKKYSEKILNNIKLQIEKLESLGKRKPGLAVIMVGENPASKIYVNSKVKACEKVGIYSEKITLPEDITQEGLLEEIEKLNNNKNIDGILVQLPLPKHLEEEKICNAIATEKDVDGFKAENLGKIVLGKEDGLVPCTPQGIMYLLDTIENINLYGMNAVVIGRSNIVGKPIAALLINRGATTIVCNSKTKNIEELLKNADIIVAALGKAKFVTENMVKEGAIVIDVGINRIDGKLYGDVDFENVSKKTSYITPVPGGVGPMTIAMLLNNTIKAYKGEEV, encoded by the coding sequence ATGAATATACTAGATGGCAAAAAATACTCAGAAAAAATATTAAATAATATAAAACTTCAGATTGAAAAATTAGAAAGTTTAGGTAAAAGAAAACCAGGTCTTGCTGTAATAATGGTTGGAGAAAATCCAGCTTCAAAAATATATGTAAATTCAAAAGTAAAAGCTTGTGAAAAAGTTGGAATATATAGTGAAAAAATCACTTTACCAGAAGATATTACACAAGAAGGGTTATTAGAAGAAATTGAAAAATTAAATAATAATAAAAATATAGATGGAATTTTGGTACAATTACCTTTACCAAAACATTTAGAAGAAGAAAAAATTTGTAATGCCATAGCTACAGAAAAAGATGTAGATGGATTTAAAGCTGAAAACTTAGGAAAAATAGTTTTAGGGAAAGAAGATGGTTTAGTTCCATGCACACCACAAGGAATCATGTATCTTCTAGATACCATTGAAAATATAAACTTATATGGAATGAATGCTGTAGTTATAGGAAGAAGTAATATAGTTGGAAAGCCTATAGCAGCTCTTCTTATAAATAGAGGAGCAACAACAATAGTTTGTAATAGTAAAACAAAAAATATAGAAGAACTTTTAAAAAATGCTGATATTATTGTGGCTGCTTTAGGAAAAGCTAAATTTGTAACAGAAAATATGGTTAAAGAGGGAGCCATTGTTATAGATGTGGGAATAAATAGAATAGATGGAAAATTATATGGAGATGTAGATTTTGAAAATGTTTCTAAGAAAACTTCATATATTACTCCTGTACCAGGTGGAGTAGGACCAATGACTATAGCAATGCTTTTAAATAATACTATAAAAGCTTATAAGGGAGAGGAGGTATAA